The sequence below is a genomic window from Thalassomonas haliotis.
TGATGATGCCGGCAAGAAGGGAGGCGGCTTGTGTTCCGCTGGGATGAGTGCAAAACAGGGAAAGGTGTAAATAAGGCCGGTTGCCCTTTCATCCGGGGAGACGCCAGTGCCTTTATGTGTTAGCCTGTGTACCGATAAACGACTAAAGGATCAAAGTGTTAAATATATTACTTGTCGATGACGATAGCGAATTCACCCAGATCGCCTGCCATATTATTGAGTTTCTCGGGCACCAGGTTGCCAGCGCCGACTGTTTACAGCAGGCCTACCAATGGCTGGAAAACAATAGCTTTGATCATATCTTTTTAGATTTTATGCTGCCGGACGGCAGCGGTTTGCATTTAATCGACCATCTTAAAAAGTCAACACACGACCCCTATATCACGCTTATTACCGGCCATCCTTCGGTAAAGGGTCTGCTGGCCGGCTTATGCGGCCCTAAAGTCGATTATATTGCCAAGCCGCTGCAACGGGAAGATTTAGAGCGTGCTTTAACCCGCAGGGACGATGCCGGCAAAGCAAACAGGAAGAAAGCATTGCCGCCCTATAATAAGCATTTTGGTTGCCTGCTTGGCGAGTCTGAGGTCATGCAGGAGCTCTATACCATGATCACCCGCGTTGCCGCAACCCAGGCCAATGTGATGCTGATGGGGGAAAGCGGCGTCGGCAAGGAAGTGGTGGCCCAGGCGATTCATGCCGCCGGCAGCAGCCAAACCCCTATGGTGGCCACCAACTGCGGCGCCCTGGCAAAAGATTTGATCGCCAGTGAGCTATTCGGCCATGAAAAGGGGGCTTTTACCGGAGCCGTCAGTAAAAAAGAAGGGGTTTTCCAGCGGGCGGGCAGCGGCACCTTGTTTTTAGATGAAGTCACGGAAATGCCGATAGAGATGCAGCCTAATTTACTGCGGGTATTGGAAACGAAAAAAGTCACTCCGCTGGGAGGCACGAAAGAAGTCGATGTTGACTGCCGGGTGATTTCCGCCACCAACCGCTCTATCGATGAAATTGCACAAAGCAAGGTGCTGCGTGAAGATATTTATTTCCGGCTTGCGGTTTTTCCTATTGCGATCCCGGCATTG
It includes:
- a CDS encoding sigma-54-dependent transcriptional regulator, with product MLNILLVDDDSEFTQIACHIIEFLGHQVASADCLQQAYQWLENNSFDHIFLDFMLPDGSGLHLIDHLKKSTHDPYITLITGHPSVKGLLAGLCGPKVDYIAKPLQREDLERALTRRDDAGKANRKKALPPYNKHFGCLLGESEVMQELYTMITRVAATQANVMLMGESGVGKEVVAQAIHAAGSSQTPMVATNCGALAKDLIASELFGHEKGAFTGAVSKKEGVFQRAGSGTLFLDEVTEMPIEMQPNLLRVLETKKVTPLGGTKEVDVDCRVISATNRSIDEIAQSKVLREDIYFRLAVFPIAIPALRQRKQDIPLLAEAFLQELNAENGTGFTWTSPQLQRLSEYDWPGNVRELRHAIHRAYIMADPSSSSLELPKDFRSPFSAVSEKQHNLTAGRTIEDVEKELIRVTLDEVDGNKTLAADMLGISTKTLYNRLHAYGEFNS